The following proteins come from a genomic window of Lolium rigidum isolate FL_2022 chromosome 5, APGP_CSIRO_Lrig_0.1, whole genome shotgun sequence:
- the LOC124654508 gene encoding transcription factor HEC2-like has translation MDFDLLMSSSPEAQLALMNTMLQLEQALNDQSFTPDASPPISPVQTPSQSLSPPPHVSTTCAAADAANGYFYHQDYLHSPPAAYGNSAGGHQEYVMSPGAVTTGGAPQGYSSSSDAMREMIFHIAALQPVEIDDSEAAPRPAKRRNVRTSKDPQSVAARLRRERISERIRVLQRLVPGGTKMDTASMLDEAIHYVKFLKSQVQSLELAAAATAAHRAAAFGAGAYHSAPMQHAPW, from the coding sequence ATGGACTTCGACTTGCTGATGAGCTCCAGCCCGGAGGCGCAGCTGGCGCTCATGAACACCATGCTCCAGCTGGAGCAGGCGCTCAACGACCAGTCCTTCACGCCGGACGCTTCCCCGCCGATCTCTCCCGTGCAGACTCCCTCCCAGagcctctcgccgccgccgcacgtgTCGACGACCTGCGCTGCTGCCGACGCGGCAAACGGCTACTTTTACCACCAGGATTACCTGCACTCCCCTCCCGCCGCGTACGGCAACAGCGCTGGCGGGCACCAGGAGTACGTGATGTCTCCTGGCGCCGTCACCACCGGCGGCGCGCCGCAGgggtactcgtcatcgtcggacgCGATGCGGGAGATGATCTTCCACATCGCGGCGCTGCAGCCGGTGGAGATCGACGACTCGGAGGCGGCGCCGCGCCCTGCGAAGCGTCGCAACGTGCGGACCTCCAAGGACCCGCAGAGCGTGGCGGCGCGGCTGCGGCGGGAGCGCATCAGCGAGCGCATCCGCGTCCTGCAGCGCCTCGTCCCGGGCGGCACCAAGATGGACACCGCCTCCATGCTGGACGAGGCCATCCACTACGTCAAGTTCCTCAAGTCACAGGTGCAGTCGCTCGAGCTcgccgcggccgccaccgccgcccaccgcgccgccgcgttCGGCGCCGGCGCCTACCACTCCGCCCCGATGCAGCACGCGCCGTGGTAG